The sequence GTTCTTTTTCCCAACGATATGTCAGAAGTTTTTAGTTAATGTTTACCATGATGAAGTCAATCATGTAGAAGTATCCACAcatgttgcagtgtgtttcttgttaatggtatgttctgttGTTAcctaagttgatggtttggtccaaatgagaccctTCCACCCCATGTTGTCAATCTACCCTcagtctcctgtcaatctgtcGTAGGCCCaccacatgcttggaattccacttcggaaatcccctaaacttcaacacttgattagtccatgtgacccaaccTTCCCCCCCtacctccctcattggatgatgattttgtgaaccctgccttttaccctccccaggatatctctgattagctgatgctttgtaccctccctttgaaccgcctccctatttcagctgttgcaaactcacattttctgtcttttgcccccaagattccccagagcaataaatcctttgttatcccatgcaaaagatCTCCCTCTTGTCtttgtctcctcagagcacagactgacagccaaaaagccataGAGCGAATAGTCTAGTTGCACCtcgggtcatcctgctcctggggtgtgacccactcctgtTGCAGGCCGaagtgatagagccagataAGCTCCAGCAAGATGTGATATCTTGTCCTGGGCGATTCATGCACAATAAATCCTGGACCACATTCAGCAAGATTGAGCCTCCTTTGTCGAAATACCCATGTTCATGCTGAATATGTTATAGGATCCCATGCCCACCCTGCACTGTGGTCTTTGTAGGCCGGCCACATCTCTATGGGGACAAGAATGAAGGGGTTAATATAATATTTACAGCAGAGTGATGCCCAGTGTGTTTTGGCCTGTGAAGTCCAGGCTAAATGTCTGAAAAAGCCAGGGCCTTGAAAGTTTTGAACGCTGTTTAAAATACAGCCAAAAAACTTACAAGATGAAATTGGCAGTCTCCCCGCCAGCCCAGGAGAGATTGATTTCCAAATAATAGGGATCTTTTCCCCACCACCAGAAACACCAGGAAGACTCACAAGGGTAAGTAGGTCAGAGGCATGGGTCCGGGccctctgcagtgcagcagaCAGCGGCGGGGAGGCTTTGTTAGAAGTGGCCGGTGGAGCATGTGCCTGGGGCCAGGGGGCAGAGGCGGCCGAGCAGAGAGCATGCTGTGCGGCCGCCAGCCCTGAGAAAGCACAGGCTGCGGCGTGCCCCAGCCACTGCCATGCCTTCTCACGTGTTGCTCACGGCCGGTGTGGGGCCAGCCAGGGCGCTGTGTGTACCCACGGGGGAGTGAGGCCACAGTCAGGACTGGAGCAGCATGAGATCGTGCACTCATGCGGCGTGGCCAGGCTGGCGGCAGAGCAGTGCAGCTGGTCCCGACCTGCGCCCAGAGCGGGGCCTCAGGGCGGCAGCACCAGCGGAGAAACACCCACCATGCGCCAGCCGAACAGCACAGAGCATCGGGAGGGGAGCCCTCCCGGGTGCCTGAAGCTAAAGGAGCCACTGGGTcctacaaacaaaaaacacccttCCATGAGGCTGAAGCTGAAGGAACGTGGATCCCAGAGGGCAGGGTAACCCTTTCAGTGCAggccattttcttttctgtggtgGAAAAAGATTATGCTGAAAGCTGTTTTAACATCAAAAAATGGGCTCGCAGCTTTCTACACGTCATAAGGAGTTATGAACAAAAAATTCCACACatgtaaaaatttcaaaaaagtAAGTTGGAACAGTTTGTTctgtggctgtcccagcacTATTCATAGCTTGATTCTCTAGAAATATATTTGGTTGCTGCCTGGGGTAAAATTGGAAACTTATTAACTCTTAAAGTAGAAGAGGGAGACAAATTGCTTCAGAAtttctcctggttttttttttggttttttttttaatttgaaaagagtTGgttaacagagaaataaaagtaatagaGAAACAGCCACTGCAGTCCTTACCGGATTCCCCTAACCCTTTTCCCAAAccccctgctcctcagctgaaagagaaacctgggataacccaaggaaaacaggaaacGCAGCTTGACAATGCCGTTCCTGTTCCCATGTGTCTCCTTCAGCCACCCAGTTCTGACGGTTATGTCAAAAACAAGGGTCTGGACTCTTCTGGATGTTAAAAGAAGTAGCCAAACCTTTATTCGATGACAAAAATACCAACAGGAGTAGGAAGACAGGCTAGCCTGAATCCCTGCAACTCACAACCCGATGAGGAAGGAGAGCCCCGAACACAGCTATGCACAAGATTATATACTGCTTGATCCCCAGGGGAGGGTACAACTCAGGGTCCAATGAGGGATCAGGGGAGGAGGAGTTAGGGGAGGTGGTTACACTACTGGGAACCAATAGGGACATGTCATGGGCGGGACAGCAACTAGGGAACCAATCACGAACCGAACTAGGGGTGAGGAGCATGGAAGGTTCTGGAAGAAAGGGTcgggtttacaatgatggataGGGGATTAGGGCAGGCCGGAGTGATGGGCAGGGAAGGTTCGAGAATAAGGGGAGTGGTCTACATAATTGACATCTGGGGTCAAAACCAACACAGGTAATAGGGGAGAACAAGAACATACCAACAGACTAACAATTAAATCATAACACTAAACATACTTATAACAATTCCCCCCTCTTAAACTTTGATCGGGCTTAAGTCCAAATCTTATAAACAGTCCTCAAAGCAGTCTTCACTAACTTAAGCCCGCATCAAAAGCACTTAATGTGCTTCTTGTCCTAACTTCAGACTTCCTCTTCATACTCTTGATAGATTTTTCAAAGCTTCTGGAAGTTTCTGTAGAGGGTCACTGCCAATTCAGGTCCATGATCTTTGTCTGAGTTTTCAGTCTTTATCTGGTAAATGTTCTCATTTAATTCTTGTTTCAAACTCAGTTCCAGGGATTTTTGTACCGTTTTCATGATGGTCCGGATTATACATGGGATTAGACAAGGGAGGAAAGAGACACCGGTTAATATACAGCCTATGACAATTAACAGCTTTTTCCACCACTCTCCATTAAAAAGATTATTCCACCAACTGGTCTTGGCTAATGAGGACCACTTTTGAACTGGGACATGTGCTAGTTTTCGGATGTTAGTACTTATGTTCTTGATTACCTCACTGTGGTCGTCTATCTCAACGCAACACTCGGAGGAGTTGAACTTCCCACACACGTCTCCCTCTTCTGCCAGTAGGTAGTCCAGGGCTAACCGGTTTTGATAGATCATGGTCCTCATTTGTCGGGCTTGTGCAGACAGCAAATCAAGGGCTAGGCTGGACTGATTAGAGATAATCTCTACCACTGCTTGTAACTGTATCAGTCTGTTTAGCATATATATTGGGGTTCTGTATCCCCATGATCCGTCTTGCGCCCAGGTAGCCGGGCCATAGGTTGCTATAATTCGTTCCGGTGGCCACTCATCGTCTCCCCATTTTTGGGTTCCCCCAATTAACacctctctcctttttcttttcagttcatCATACAATGGAACCCCCAAATGCCTATCCTCTAATcggggaagaaggaaaaaggaaggttTAATAATTCCAAGTGTGCAGCTTCCCGCCCAGTCTTTAGGCAGCATAACATAAGCTGACCTCCCACAAAtccaataaaaattaattggagCCCTCCAGAAGCCCAGGGGTTCTATGGTGTCCACTCCAATATGGTGCCAAAATTTGGCTAACCTTTTGTCCCCCCGTAGTGGATTTGGGTTTGGATCCATAGTTGCACACTCAtataatttttccctttccacatAAGAGCATCTCGGTTCTTTCTCCTTAGCCCAGTACAAATGAGGAGCTCGAGGAATCCACCATTTATGCATGTCATTTGTTACAAAATATCTTTTACATGGCAACTCACCCACATAGAACTTAAACCGGGGTCCTTTTCTCCAAATGCATTCTTCTCCAATGACATCAGACCGTAGACTCCATACTTGTCTGACGGTATCCTATTCAGTAGGTTATAAGGGTTGGCTACCACTAGATATCAAGTGATGGTCTGTCTGTTAACCTCCCTCAAATCTTGCACTAGCTGGTAAGTAccatctaattttttttactggcaAAATGGGAGTATTATGGGGGGACATGCATGGTTCTAGTATCCCTCCCTCAATCAACTCACTAATGATGCCATTCAGCCCTTGTCTCCCTTCTACCGATATGGGATACTGTCGTATTCGAATAGGAGGTATTCTAGGCTTCATTTTTACCTCTATTGGAGGAATATCCAACAACCCATGCTGCCCTTTTTCTGCCCATACTCTTTGATCGATTTTACTTTCATCTTCCTCTCTTAACAACATCTTGGCTAC comes from Parus major isolate Abel unplaced genomic scaffold, Parus_major1.1 Scaffold502, whole genome shotgun sequence and encodes:
- the LOC107199217 gene encoding endogenous retrovirus group 3 member 1 Env polyprotein-like codes for the protein MHKWWIPRAPHLYWAKEKEPRCSYVEREKLYECATMDPNPNPLRGDKRLAKFWHHIGVDTIEPLGFWRAPINFYWICGRSAYVMLPKDWAGSCTLGIIKPSFFLLPRLEDRHLGVPLYDELKRKRREVLIGGTQKWGDDEWPPERIIATYGPATWAQDGSWGYRTPIYMLNRLIQLQAVVEIISNQSSLALDLLSAQARQMRTMIYQNRLALDYLLAEEGDVCGKFNSSECCVEIDDHSEVIKNISTNIRKLAHVPVQKWSSLAKTSWWNNLFNGEWWKKLLIVIGCILTGVSFLPCLIPCIIRTIMKTVQKSLELSLKQELNENIYQIKTENSDKDHGPELAVTLYRNFQKL